A DNA window from Ctenopharyngodon idella isolate HZGC_01 chromosome 10, HZGC01, whole genome shotgun sequence contains the following coding sequences:
- the LOC127520375 gene encoding serine-rich adhesin for platelets-like isoform X11, translating to MFGFWSIQGSFLFAMDQGWKRLPLLVVFLFLSSAYGFKGGAYSNAHQRWGQPSDNTFSPHAVQSSVSEVPVTGTLPEEVGSSLFTNRPLKRFNLLQFVKGHDSSHHESMSYAQTAPSSSVFASLPLPLSEKQAGSLTLLQGSGTTITDTASVSTQSTSGQSTSDQSFPSLYMSSSQETSGVESAEAALPVFSQESISYSSSSAPGATYTSQGSPVPLSEGSSQAISPQDESSYSRLFQSQGASSHYTPDSYTKLSSSSVSSQSTSDQSPPSLYSSSSQDSSGSLLEASGSFFQGEMVGLSSSDLSPESQTSGQLLPSSLEVSSQFTNGQGSPSLFIGSSKSSSDSQSTGPASLLDTQGSLSQSILSTQTQGSTSQGSAGPELSGSSGQFIPTQVEGGSYSVSQLFNSSPYAPGSLMYGKFGPLPIRVSSQSTSTQSSPGTPLTSSRFPVQGGSSSTSSLYLKPQGTLGLYAPASSTKYVSVPMPQRAVYSQATSGSGALFGTSIGLASQGMSSTYSGSVQPQGTTSQFAPGSPSFSSSQKQFTSSYGTQSRSSLPLTLQGSATYGGSLQAQGTTGQFAPGSPSPSVSLSSPQGAASQSAAVLSSRKQFTSSYGTQTGSSLPLTLQGGAAYGGSLQPQGTTSQFAPGSPSSFQSVSLSSPQGVASQPSQAFQSYSVSQSQKSQRWQPSQGIQTSGAAVSQGIDLSQSSPMQSRFSSLSSAGGPSSKDSGLYVSAQGGGTSYGGFSLNSQSPLKYNPGSHAYAKFGSSPLAVSSQSTSDQHSNGLYSSGSLQTQGLLGVVEGPSSQAPFDSPSSNQIERFVMLQRPTGSNLAPSLGLSAQASSVSMLSGVPQTAQALRESGSDVQLNNQVSSNSQANAYTSLQKFSSNYGAQSLKPSELLRYEPGVYGQGTSSASELLSSYGSTYNLNAPASIPSRSSLSSRYYSVKG from the exons ATGTTTGGGTTTTGGAGTATTCAGGGGTCTTTTTTGTTTGCCATGGATCAAGGGTGGAAAAG GTTACCCTTGTTGGTAGTCTTTCTGTTTTTGAGTAGTGCTTATGGATTTAAAG GTGGAGCTTATTCAAATGCCCACCAGCGGTGGGGTCAACCTTCTGACAATACTTTCTCACCTCATGCAGTCCAGTCATCTGTTTCAGAGGTCCCTGTGACTGGGACTTTGCCTGAAGAAGTGGGCTCAAGTTTATTCACTAACAGACCCCTGAAAAGGTTTAACTTGCTCCAGTTTGTAAAAGGTCATGATTCCAGCCACCATGAATCGATGTCCTATGCCCAAACTGCTCCAAGCAGCTCAGTTTTTGCTTCCTTGCCTCTACCCTTAAGTGAAAAGCAAGCAGGCAGTTTGACATTGCTCCAGGGCTCTGGAACAACCATTACAGATACTGCTAGTGTTTCTACACAAAGCACTTCTGGCCAGTCCACCAGCGATCAGAGCTTCCCTAGTTTGTACATGTCCAGCTCCCAGGAAACCTCTGGTGTTGAATCTGCGGAAGCCGCTTTGCCTGTGTTCTCTCAGGAGAGTATCTCCTACAGCAGTTCATCTGCTCCAGGTGCCACTTACACTTCTCAAGGTAGCCCAGTGCCACTTTCAGAAGGCTCTAGTCAAGCCATCTCACCTCAGGATGAAAGCAGTTACAGTCGTTTGTTTCAGTCTCAAGGTGCCTCTAGTCACTATACCCCAGACTCCTATACCAAGCTCAGTTCTTCATCTGTTTCTAGTCAGTCTACCAGTGATCAGAGTCCCCCCAGTCTGTATAGTTCTAGCTCTCAGGATAGTTCTGGCAGTTTGTTGGAAGCTTCTGGCTCTTTCTTTCAAGGGGAAATGGTAGGGCTTAGCTCGTCTGACTTGTCTCCTGAATCTCAAACCTCTGGTCAGCTTCTGCCCTCATCATTGGAGGTCTCTAGCCAGTTTACTAATGGTCAGGGCTCTCCCAGCTTGTTTATAGGTAGCTCTAAAAGCAGTTCTGATTCCCAGTCAACTGGTCCTGCTTCACTTCTAGATACTCAGGGTAGCCtttctcaaagcattttgtCTACCCAGACTCAGGGCTCCACTTCTCAGGGCAGTGCTGGGCCTGAATTGTCTGGAAGTTCTGGGCAATTTATCCCCACACAAGTAGAAGGTGGCAGTTATAGTGTGTCCCAATTGTTTAACTCTAGTCCGTATGCCCCAGGATCCCTGATGTATGGGAAGTTTGGCCCCTTGCCTATAAGGGTTTCTAGCCAGTCCACAAGCACCCAAAGCAGTCCTGGCACTCCATTAACTTCCAGTCGTTTCCCTGTGCAGGGAGGTAGTAGCTCTACTTCTAGCTTATATCTGAAGCCTCAGGGCACTCTGGGTCTGTATGCCCCTGCGTCATCTACCAAATATGTGAGTGTTCCCATGCCACAACGTGCTGTTTATAGCCAGGCAACAAGTGGCTCGGGGGCTCTGTTTGGGACCTCTATTGGTTTAGCCTCACAAGGAATGAGTAGCACTTACAGTGGTTCTGTACAGCCTCAAGGTACCACAAGTCAATTTGCCCCTGGGTCTCCATCCTTCTCTAGTTCACAGAAGCAGTTTACCTCTAGCTATGGCACCCAGTCAAGGTCCTCTCTGCCACTCACCCTGCAGGGAAGTGCCACTTACGGTGGATCACTCCAGGCTCAAG GTACCACAGGTCAGTTTGCCCCTGGGTCTCCATCTCCAAGTGTATCCCTATCCTCACCCCAAGGTGCTGCCAGTCAGTCTGCTGCAGTCCTGAGTTCACGGAAGCAGTTTACCTCTAGCTATGGCACCCAGACTGGGTCCTCTCTGCCACTCACCCTGCAGGGAGGTGCTGCTTATGGTGGATCACTCCAGCCTCAAG GTACCACAAGTCAGTTTGCCCCTGGGTCTCCATCCTCTTTTCAAAGTGTATCATTGTCCTCACCCCAAGGTGTTGCCAGCCAGCCCAGCCAAGCATTTCAAAGCTATTCTGTGTCCCAAAGCCAGAAGTCTCAAAGATGGCAGCCTTCACAAGGTATTCAGACCTCAGGTGCAGCTGTATCACAGGGAATTGATCTATCTCAAAGCTCTCCAATGCAGAGTAggttctcttccctgtcatctGCAGGAGGCCCATCTTCAAAAGATTCTGGACTGTATGTTTCTGCACAGGGTGGTGGCACCAGTTATGGTGGCTTTTCTCTCAATTCTCAAAGCCCTTTGAAGTACAACCCTGGGTCCCATGCATATGCCAAGTTTGGTTCCTCACCCCTAGCTGTTTCTAGCCAGTCTACCAGTGATCAGCACTCAAATGGCTTGTATAGCTCAGGCTCTCTGCAAACCCAGGGTCTCCTTGGTGTAGTTGAAGGACCCTCATCTCAAGCTCCTTTTGACTCCCCAAGCAGTAACCAAATTGAGCGTTTTGTGATGTTGCAACGGCCCACAGGTTCCAACCTAGCTCCATCTCTAGGCCTGAGTGCCCAAGCATCTTCTGTTAGCATGCTCTCTGGTGTTCCGCAAACTGCGCAGGCTCTACGTGAATCTGGGTCAGATGTCCAGTTAAACAACCAAGTGAGCAGCAATTCACAGGCCAATGCATATACTTCCTTGCAAAAGTTCTCCAGCAACTATGGTGCACAGAGTCTTAAGCCTTCAGAGCTCTTGCGTTATGAGCCAGGTGTTTATGGCCAAGGAACATCCAGTGCTTCTGAGCTCTTGAGTAGCTATGGTTCCACGTACAACCTGAATGCTCCTGCTTCTATACCATCCCGCAGTTCTCTCTCAAGCCGCTACTACTCTGTCAAGGGCTAA
- the LOC127520375 gene encoding serine-rich adhesin for platelets-like isoform X10: MFGFWSIQGSFLFAMDQGWKRLPLLVVFLFLSSAYGFKGGAYSNAHQRWGQPSDNTFSPHAVQSSVSEVPVTGTLPEEVGSSLFTNRPLKRFNLLQFVKGHDSSHHESMSYAQTAPSSSVFASLPLPLSEKQAGSLTLLQGSGTTITDTASVSTQSTSGQSTSDQSFPSLYMSSSQETSGVESAEAALPVFSQESISYSSSSAPGATYTSQGSPVPLSEGSSQAISPQDESSYSRLFQSQGASSHYTPDSYTKLSSSSVSSQSTSDQSPPSLYSSSSQDSSGSLLEASGSFFQGEMVGLSSSDLSPESQTSGQLLPSSLEVSSQFTNGQGSPSLFIGSSKSSSDSQSTGPASLLDTQGSLSQSILSTQTQGSTSQGSAGPELSGSSGQFIPTQVEGGSYSVSQLFNSSPYAPGSLMYGKFGPLPIRVSSQSTSTQSSPGTPLTSSRFPVQGGSSSTSSLYLKPQGTLGLYAPASSTKYVSVPMPQRAVYSQATSGSGALFGTSIGLASQGMSSTYSGSVQPQGTTSQFAPGSPSFSSSQKQFTSSYGTQSRSSLPLTLQGSATYGGSLQAQGTTGQFAPGSPSPSVSLSSPQGAASQSATVLSSRKQFTSSYGTQSGSSLPLALQGSPTYGGSLQPQGTTSQFAPGSPSSFQSVSLSSPQGVASQPSQAFQSYSVSQSQKSQRWQPSQGIQTSGAAVSQGIDLSQSSPMQSRFSSLSSAGGPSSKDSGLYVSAQGGGTSYGGFSLNSQSPLKYNPGSHAYAKFGSSPLAVSSQSTSDQHSNGLYSSGSLQTQGLLGVVEGPSSQAPFDSPSSNQIERFVMLQRPTGSNLAPSLGLSAQASSVSMLSGVPQTAQALRESGSDVQLNNQVSSNSQANAYTSLQKFSSNYGAQSLKPSELLRYEPGVYGQGTSSASELLSSYGSTYNLNAPASIPSRSSLSSRYYSVKG; the protein is encoded by the exons ATGTTTGGGTTTTGGAGTATTCAGGGGTCTTTTTTGTTTGCCATGGATCAAGGGTGGAAAAG GTTACCCTTGTTGGTAGTCTTTCTGTTTTTGAGTAGTGCTTATGGATTTAAAG GTGGAGCTTATTCAAATGCCCACCAGCGGTGGGGTCAACCTTCTGACAATACTTTCTCACCTCATGCAGTCCAGTCATCTGTTTCAGAGGTCCCTGTGACTGGGACTTTGCCTGAAGAAGTGGGCTCAAGTTTATTCACTAACAGACCCCTGAAAAGGTTTAACTTGCTCCAGTTTGTAAAAGGTCATGATTCCAGCCACCATGAATCGATGTCCTATGCCCAAACTGCTCCAAGCAGCTCAGTTTTTGCTTCCTTGCCTCTACCCTTAAGTGAAAAGCAAGCAGGCAGTTTGACATTGCTCCAGGGCTCTGGAACAACCATTACAGATACTGCTAGTGTTTCTACACAAAGCACTTCTGGCCAGTCCACCAGCGATCAGAGCTTCCCTAGTTTGTACATGTCCAGCTCCCAGGAAACCTCTGGTGTTGAATCTGCGGAAGCCGCTTTGCCTGTGTTCTCTCAGGAGAGTATCTCCTACAGCAGTTCATCTGCTCCAGGTGCCACTTACACTTCTCAAGGTAGCCCAGTGCCACTTTCAGAAGGCTCTAGTCAAGCCATCTCACCTCAGGATGAAAGCAGTTACAGTCGTTTGTTTCAGTCTCAAGGTGCCTCTAGTCACTATACCCCAGACTCCTATACCAAGCTCAGTTCTTCATCTGTTTCTAGTCAGTCTACCAGTGATCAGAGTCCCCCCAGTCTGTATAGTTCTAGCTCTCAGGATAGTTCTGGCAGTTTGTTGGAAGCTTCTGGCTCTTTCTTTCAAGGGGAAATGGTAGGGCTTAGCTCGTCTGACTTGTCTCCTGAATCTCAAACCTCTGGTCAGCTTCTGCCCTCATCATTGGAGGTCTCTAGCCAGTTTACTAATGGTCAGGGCTCTCCCAGCTTGTTTATAGGTAGCTCTAAAAGCAGTTCTGATTCCCAGTCAACTGGTCCTGCTTCACTTCTAGATACTCAGGGTAGCCtttctcaaagcattttgtCTACCCAGACTCAGGGCTCCACTTCTCAGGGCAGTGCTGGGCCTGAATTGTCTGGAAGTTCTGGGCAATTTATCCCCACACAAGTAGAAGGTGGCAGTTATAGTGTGTCCCAATTGTTTAACTCTAGTCCGTATGCCCCAGGATCCCTGATGTATGGGAAGTTTGGCCCCTTGCCTATAAGGGTTTCTAGCCAGTCCACAAGCACCCAAAGCAGTCCTGGCACTCCATTAACTTCCAGTCGTTTCCCTGTGCAGGGAGGTAGTAGCTCTACTTCTAGCTTATATCTGAAGCCTCAGGGCACTCTGGGTCTGTATGCCCCTGCGTCATCTACCAAATATGTGAGTGTTCCCATGCCACAACGTGCTGTTTATAGCCAGGCAACAAGTGGCTCGGGGGCTCTGTTTGGGACCTCTATTGGTTTAGCCTCACAAGGAATGAGTAGCACTTACAGTGGTTCTGTACAGCCTCAAGGTACCACAAGTCAATTTGCCCCTGGGTCTCCATCCTTCTCTAGTTCACAGAAGCAGTTTACCTCTAGCTATGGCACCCAGTCAAGGTCCTCTCTGCCACTCACCCTGCAGGGAAGTGCCACTTACGGTGGATCACTCCAGGCTCAAGGTACCACAGGTCAGTTTGCCCCTGGGTCTCCATCTCCAAGTGTATCCCTATCCTCACCCCAAG GTGCTGCCAGCCAGTCTGCCACAGTCCTGAGTTCACGGAAGCAGTTTACCTCTAGCTATGGCACCCAGTCAGGGTCCTCTCTGCCACTTGCCCTGCAGGGAAGCCCCACTTATGGTGGATCACTCCAGCCTCAAG GTACCACAAGTCAGTTTGCCCCTGGGTCTCCATCCTCTTTTCAAAGTGTATCATTGTCCTCACCCCAAGGTGTTGCCAGCCAGCCCAGCCAAGCATTTCAAAGCTATTCTGTGTCCCAAAGCCAGAAGTCTCAAAGATGGCAGCCTTCACAAGGTATTCAGACCTCAGGTGCAGCTGTATCACAGGGAATTGATCTATCTCAAAGCTCTCCAATGCAGAGTAggttctcttccctgtcatctGCAGGAGGCCCATCTTCAAAAGATTCTGGACTGTATGTTTCTGCACAGGGTGGTGGCACCAGTTATGGTGGCTTTTCTCTCAATTCTCAAAGCCCTTTGAAGTACAACCCTGGGTCCCATGCATATGCCAAGTTTGGTTCCTCACCCCTAGCTGTTTCTAGCCAGTCTACCAGTGATCAGCACTCAAATGGCTTGTATAGCTCAGGCTCTCTGCAAACCCAGGGTCTCCTTGGTGTAGTTGAAGGACCCTCATCTCAAGCTCCTTTTGACTCCCCAAGCAGTAACCAAATTGAGCGTTTTGTGATGTTGCAACGGCCCACAGGTTCCAACCTAGCTCCATCTCTAGGCCTGAGTGCCCAAGCATCTTCTGTTAGCATGCTCTCTGGTGTTCCGCAAACTGCGCAGGCTCTACGTGAATCTGGGTCAGATGTCCAGTTAAACAACCAAGTGAGCAGCAATTCACAGGCCAATGCATATACTTCCTTGCAAAAGTTCTCCAGCAACTATGGTGCACAGAGTCTTAAGCCTTCAGAGCTCTTGCGTTATGAGCCAGGTGTTTATGGCCAAGGAACATCCAGTGCTTCTGAGCTCTTGAGTAGCTATGGTTCCACGTACAACCTGAATGCTCCTGCTTCTATACCATCCCGCAGTTCTCTCTCAAGCCGCTACTACTCTGTCAAGGGCTAA